One segment of Salvelinus alpinus chromosome 1, SLU_Salpinus.1, whole genome shotgun sequence DNA contains the following:
- the LOC139571320 gene encoding suppressor of cytokine signaling 3-like: MVAHSQFDSVMSSSPFDTTMRLPHRYKTFSSKVQYQLVVTTLHKLQESGFYWGSINGKEANAMLAAESVGTFLIRDSSDNRHFFTLSVKTASGTKNLRIQCDSGSFLLQTDPKSMQAVPRFDCVLKLIHHYMPPTKGASLVEKNTRGGNASYYIYSGGEKIPLELLKPFSSTMSSLQHLCRKTVNGHLDISSKRDQLPHPLKEFLQEYDAPI, translated from the coding sequence ATGGTAGCCCACAGCCAGTTTGACTCCGTCATGAGCAGCAGCCCCTTCGACACCACCATGCGGCTGCCTCACCGTTACAAGACCTTCAGCTCCAAGGTGCAGTACCAGCTCGTCGTCACCACCCTGCACAAGCTCCAGGAGAGCGGCTTCTATTGGGGCTCTATCAATGGCAAGGAGGCCAACGCCATGCTGGCCGCCGAGTCCGTCGGCACCTTCCTGATCCGCGACAGCTCCGACAACCGACACTTCTTCACGCTCAGCGTCAAGACGGCGTCTGGCACCAAGAACCTGCGCATCCAGTGTGACTCCGGATCCTTCTTACTCCAGACGGACCCCAAGAGCATGCAGGCTGTGCCCCGTTTCGACTGCGTGCTCAAGCTGATCCACCACTACATGCCACCCACCAAAGGGGCTTCGTTGGTGGAGAAAAACACAAGGGGAGGGAACGCCTCCTACTATATCTACTCTGGAGGGGAGAAGATCCCTCTGGAGCTCCTCAAACCTTTCTCCTCCACTATGTCCAGCCTGCAGCACCTGTGTAGGAAAACAGTCAACGGACACCTGGACATATCCAGCAAACGGGACCAGCTTCCCCACCCGCTCAAAGAGTTCCTGCAGGAGTACGACGCGCCCATCTAG